From the Micromonospora sediminicola genome, one window contains:
- the cutA gene encoding divalent-cation tolerance protein CutA, whose product MSNGQPWTVLQVSTAVETRDAAVELARLVVEARLAAGAQIVGPVISAFWHQGEFGTGEEWQLLLKTHAQRFEDLRAFLQDHHPWQNPEIAAVPVVMSSDEYAAWVGRTLLLDVEP is encoded by the coding sequence GTGAGCAACGGTCAACCCTGGACCGTCCTGCAAGTCTCGACGGCGGTAGAGACCCGGGACGCCGCCGTCGAGCTGGCGCGCCTTGTCGTTGAGGCGAGGCTTGCGGCCGGTGCGCAGATCGTCGGGCCGGTCATCTCGGCCTTCTGGCACCAGGGCGAGTTCGGCACGGGCGAGGAGTGGCAGCTCCTCCTGAAGACGCACGCTCAGCGCTTCGAGGACCTACGAGCCTTCCTCCAGGACCATCACCCTTGGCAGAACCCCGAGATCGCGGCCGTGCCGGTCGTGATGAGTTCAGACGAGTACGCCGCCTGGGTCGGCAGGACGCTCCTGTTGGACGTTGAGCCGTAG